One Cottoperca gobio chromosome 23, fCotGob3.1, whole genome shotgun sequence genomic region harbors:
- the LOC115028292 gene encoding NADH-cytochrome b5 reductase 3: MLSYIIDLIRGGFDSLVNLIFRLLFSKRRPALTLEDPNIKYALRLLDKQIVSHDTRKFRFALPSPEHILGLPIGQHIYLSAKVDGKLVVRPYTPVSSDDDKGFVDLVVKIYFKDVNPKFPEGGKLSQYLESLRVNDTIDFRGPSGLLVYKAKGVFAIQSDKKSPADTKTAKHVGMIAGGTGITPMLQLITAVMKDPKDQTVCHLLFANQTEKDILLRPELEEIQVNNPDRFKLWFTLDRAPEDWEYSQGFINEDMIKDHLPPPSDDTLILMCGPPPMIQFACNPSLDKVGHASSRRFTF, encoded by the exons ATGCTGTCCTACATCATCGAT CTGATCCGAGGAGGCTTTGACAGCCTCGTCAACTTGATCTTCAGACTCCTCTTCTCAAAGAGGAGACCAGCCCTCACATTAGAGGACCCCAACATTAAGTATGCACTGCGGCTGTTGGACAAACAG ATTGTCAGCCATGACACACGAAAGTTTCGTTTTGCCCTTCCTTCCCCTGAACACATCCTGGGGCTCCCTATCG GGCAGCACATCTATTTGTCTGCAAAGGTCGACGGGAAGCTGGTGGTGCGTCCGTACACACCAGTGTCCAGTGATGATGACAAAGGCTTTGTGGACTTGGTGGTGAAG ATTTACTTTAAAGATGTTAATCCAAAATTCCCCGAAGGTGGGAAGCTGAGTCAGTACTTGGAGAGCCTCCGGGTCAACGACACTATTGACTTCAGAGGACCCAGTGGTCTTCTCGTTTACAAAGCCAAAG GTGTTTTTGCCATTCAGTCAGATAAGAAGTCCCCAGCTGACACCAAGACTGCTAAACATGTCGGCATGATCGCTGGAGGGACAG GGATCACTCCCATGCTGCAGCTCATCACTGCTGTGATGAAGGATCCAAAGGACCAGACGGTGTGCCACCTGCTGTTTGCCAACCAG ACTGAGAAAGACATTCTGCTGCGACCGGAGTTGGAAGAGATCCAGGTCAACAACCCAGACCGGTTCAAGCTGTGGTTCACCCTGGATAGAGCACCTGAAG ACTGGGAGTACAGCCAAGGCTTCATCAATGAAGACATGATTAAGGACCACCTGCCGCCTCCGAGTGACGACACTCTCATCCTGATGTGTGGACCTCCGCCTATGATCCAGTTCGCCTGCAACCCCAGCCTGGACAAAGTGGGCCACGCCAGCAGCCGCAGGTTCACCTTCTAA